Proteins encoded within one genomic window of Hermetia illucens chromosome 2, iHerIll2.2.curated.20191125, whole genome shotgun sequence:
- the LOC119648814 gene encoding uncharacterized protein LOC119648814: protein MSAPNPYFLKLTETETLRFLDLYQKEEILWNSNLEMYRNRPARLAAAERVAKALNVRGFTAEYVLIKFKNLRSSYCQELKKVAESVSSGAEEIYRPKVFWFHKMNAFLRPFVQSRAAQSNLHFDYPDTNEVQTQEVCTTHFLDPFNGHELATPHSAGVEDPQFLTSWESYDEHSSGRSEKRMYPETSSPPPHYSKRIKQSINSTNNTYNLGSDSNEDRLPAPHLPTQSEKEDSFDCFGRYIAALLRIMPPQQSCKMQLDIVTLLLNQQMHQSKPPQLISASQQTEEVASGPRSAGPDSGADLDVKDENISNGYVDLTNEINYES from the exons ATGAGCGCTCCCAATCCGTACTTCCTCAAACTGACGGAAACGGAAACGCTCCGCTTCTTGGATCTCTACCAAAAGGAAGAGATACTTTGGAATTCAAATCTGGAGATGTACAGAAACCGGCCAGCCCGTTTGGCTGCAGCCGAACGCGTAGCCAAGGCACTCAACGTTCGAGGATTTACGGCCGAATACGTCCTTATAAAGTTCAAGAACCTCCGCAGCTCCTATTGCCAGGAGCTGAAGAAAGTGGCAGAGAGTGTCAGTTCCGGGGCAGAGGAGATATACCGACCGAAAGTTTTTTGGTTCCACAAGATGAATGCATTTCTCCGGCCATTCGTCCAATCTCGGGCGGCACAATCGAACTTG CACTTTGACTACCCCGACACCAACGAAGTTCAAACCCAAGAAGTCTGCACAACACATTTCCTGGATCCCTTCAACGGCCACGAACTGGCCACTCCACATTCAGCAGGAGTCGAAGATCCACAATTCCTAACATCCTGGGAATCATACGACGAACATTCATCAGGAAGGTCGGAAAAACGCATGTACCCAGAGACAAGCTCGCCCCCGCCACATTACTCGAAACGCATAAAACAGTCCATCAACAGCACGAACAACACATATAACCTGGGAAGTGATTCCAATGAAGATCGACTTCCAGCCCCGCATCTTCCCACTCAAAGCGAAAAGGAGGACAGTTTCGATTGTTTCGGAAGATACATTGCAGCCTTGCTCCGCATAATgcccccacaacaatcctgtaaGATGCAGCTGGACATAGTCACGCTACTACTGAACCAACAAATGCACCAGAGTAAACCACCGCAGCTGATCTCAGCATCTCAGCAGACTGAAGAGGTTGCGTCCGGGCCTCGAAGTGCGGGTCCAGATAGTGGTGCAGATCTTGATGTGAAAGATGAAAACATCTCCAATGGATATGTTGATTTAACTAATGAAATAAATTATGAAAGTTAG